A genomic window from Punica granatum isolate Tunisia-2019 chromosome 2, ASM765513v2, whole genome shotgun sequence includes:
- the LOC116195618 gene encoding receptor-like protein EIX1, whose amino-acid sequence MLYSFEEVESIKSRIVIMGRYHQVLGFVICGVSLLLMGSSWRCSCGNSSALLLCRREERDALLEFKKSLFESNSLNGFLSSWEAEDCCVWEGLSCDRATGHVIRLEILPQPRVTIIENDPFSYEWESFQSDPAVSASELSPSLLRLRYLNHLDLSGLSINGSTPIPAFIGSLKHLSYLNLSNVGFQGAVPPHLGNLTNLEVLDLHFNYGLLLAHSHWISRLVALKYLDLSGVSPRKAQDLMQVLNSLPSLSHLALRSCFSAGAFSISPGLFNSSFLARLQYLDLSDNSLQGPIPTFLQNMTSIRHLYLSGNELNCSIPIWFSNLNGLVHLDLGANWLDSIEGGFSFFIRDKCRLRFLSLEDNQLQGEIDRNSSGFCAFGLEFLDLSRNLFTGIIPEGLGQLSRLEFLGLSDNLISGSIPPSIGENLEMDKLFLHDNLLTGTIPASLCKLRSIQVLDLSRNNLSGWIPNCWGNATFNFISGKHRNFSSMMELDLSHNLISGSIPPSIGENLEVEYLFLNDNLLTGPIPASLCKLRSVSLLDLSRNKLSGWIPNCWGNATFNFISGKLWNFSSITELDLSYNLISGSIPPSIGENLEVESLFLNDNLLTGPIPVSLCKLRSVSLLDLSRNKLSGWIPNCWGNTTFNFISGKLRNFFSIMELDLSHNLISGSIPPSIGENLEVESLFLNDNLLTGQIPASLCKLKSVSLLDLSRNKLSGWIPNCWENATSLSLINFSSNRLSGVIPSSIGNLDLISLHLNNNSLHGEVPDSFRNLLGLMTLDLGENKLSGVLPEWLGVDFQVLVFLRLRENHFTGTLPMQLCLLQLQLLDLAVNNLHGTIPRCFGSLIGMSHRSSSPERNDYLVAPSVPYWDAEPMTEVMKGRELEYTTNLKFMFSLDLSSNNFSGPIPHELTSLNLLNSLNLSHNLLSGNIPEKIGDMKWLESLDLSGNQLSGEIPPSISLLTMLSHLNLSDNNFAGKIPKSSQLDSLYVSDHSIYSGNPLLCGDPLLNKCPVQKEAPTPPKIPSRENMGGSDPLDKVTFYGVVMLGFATGFWGAIGILVFKKSWRAAYFTFAEEIANKIYVAVSLKVAKLKTVMRGE is encoded by the coding sequence ATGTTGTATAGTTTTGAAGAAGTAGAGTCGATCAAGTCCCGCATCGTGATCATGGGAAGATATCATCAAGTCCTGGGTTTCGTGATATGCGGTGTGTCGTTGCTCCTCATGGGCAGCTCATGGCGTTGTTCCTGTGGAAATTCAAGTGCACTGTTGTTGTGCAGACGAGAAGAAAGAGATGCGCTGCTCGAATTCAAGAAAAGTCTTTTTGAGTCGAACTCATTGAATGGCTTCCTCAGCTCTTGGGAAGCAGAAGATTGCTGCGTCTGGGAAGGATTGAGCTGCGATAGAGCCACCGGTCACGTCATCAGGCTCGAAATACTCCCCCAGCCCCGGGTAACAATAATCGAAAACGACCCTTTTTCATATGAATGGGAGTCTTTTCAATCAGATCCAGCAGTCTCCGCCTCAGAGCTGAGCCCTTCCCTCCTGAGGCTGAGGTACCTGAACCACCTCGACCTCAGCGGCCTTAGTATAAATGGCAGCACTCCTATCCCTGCATTCATAGGTTCGTTGAAAcacctgagttacctgaacCTCTCGAACGTTGGTTTTCAAGGAGCGGTTCCTCCCCACCTGGGAAATCTCACCAACTTAGAGGTCCTCGATCTTCATTTCAATTATGGTTTACTCCTGGCCCATTCCCACTGGATTTCTCGTCTTGTGGCCTTAAAGTACCTCGACTTGAGTGGTGTATCTCCTAGAAAAGCACAGGATCTGATGCAGGTACTCAACTCGCTTCCTTCGCTATCGCACTTGGCATTGCGCTCTTGTTTCTCGGCCGGCGCATTTAGTATATCCCCTGGTCTCTTCAACTCTAGCTTTCTCGCCAGACTCCAATACCTCGACCTCTCAGACAATTCTCTTCAAGGCCCCATTCCTACTTTCTTACAGAATATGACATCTATCAGACATCTCTATCTCTCCGGCAACGAACTCAACTGTTCCATTCCTATTTGGTTCAGTAATCTTAACGGCTTGGTTCATCTTGATCTCGGGGCTAATTGGCTTGACAGCATTGAAGGAGGGTTCTCGTTTTTCATTAGAGACAAATGCCGCCTGCGGTTCTTGAGTTTGGAAGACAACCAACTTCAAGGGGAGATCGATCGAAATTCCAGTGGATTCTGTGCATTTGGCCTCGAGTTCTTGGATCTGAGCAGGAATCTTTTCACGGGCATTATTCCTGAGGGTTTGGGACAACTTTCAAGGCTCGAATTCTTGGGTCTCTCCGACAACCTGATCTCAGGATCGATTCCACCAAGTATTGGTGAAAATCTGGAAATGGATAAGTTGTTTCTCCATGATAACCTTCTAACCGGcacaataccggcttcattGTGTAAGTTAAGGTCCATACAAGTTTTGGACCTTTCAAGAAACAATCTATCGGGCTGGATCCCCAACTGTTGGGGGAATGCAACTTTTAACTTCATCTCAGGGAAACATCGGAACTTCTCTTCAATGATGGAATTGGATCTCTCCCACAACCTGATCTCAGGATCGATTCCACCAAGTATTGGTGAAAATCTGGAAGTGGAATATTTGTTTCTCAATGATAACCTTCTAACCGGCCCAATACCGGCTTCATTGTGTAAGTTAAGGTCTGTATCTTTATTGGACCTTTCGAGAAACAAGCTATCAGGCTGGATCCCCAACTGTTGGGGGAATGCAACTTTTAACTTCATCTCAGGGAAACTTTGGAACTTCTCTTCAATAACGGAATTGGATCTCTCCTACAACCTGATCTCAGGATCAATTCCACCAAGTATTGGTGAAAATCTGGAAGTGGAATCTTTGTTTCTCAATGATAACCTTCTAACCGGCCCAATACCGGTTTCATTGTGTAAGTTAAGGTCTGTATCGTTATTGGACCTTTCGAGAAACAAGCTATCAGGCTGGATCCCCAACTGTTGGGGGAATACAACTTTTAACTTCATCTCAGGGAAACTTCGGAACTTCTTTTCAATAATGGAATTGGATCTCTCCCACAACCTGATCTCAGGATCGATTCCACCAAGTATTGGTGAAAATCTGGAAGTGGAATCTTTGTTTCTCAATGATAACCTTCTAACCGGCCAAATACCGGCTTCATTGTGTAAGTTAAAGTCTGTATCGTTATTGGACCTTTCAAGAAACAAGTTATCAGGTTGGATCCCCAACTGTTGGGAGAATGCAACCTCACTGTCTCTCATAAACTTTTCATCCAATAGACTGTCTGGAGTTATTCCGAGTTCCATCGGAAATCTTGACCTCATTTCTTTACACCTGAACAACAATAGTCTCCATGGAGAAGTTCCAGATTCCTTTAGAAACCTGTTGGGATTGATGACGTTGGATCTTGGAGAGAATAAGCTATCCGGAGTTTTACCTGAATGGTTGGGGGTGGACTTTCAGGTATTAGTATTCCTTAGACTTCGAGAGAATCATTTCACTGGAACTCTTCCCATGCAATTGTGCTTGCTCCAATTGCAGCTTTTAGACTTGGCAGTTAACAACCTGCATGGAACAATTCCACGTTGCTTTGGCTCCCTGATTGGCATGTCTCATCGTTCATCGTCGCCTGAACGGAATGATTATCTAGTTGCACCTTCTGTCCCCTATTGGGATGCAGAACCAATGACGGAGGTCATGAAAGGAAGAGAGCTTGAATACACCACAAACCTGAAGTTCATGTTCTCTTTGGACCTCTCAAGCAATAACTTTTCCGGGCCGATTCCACACGAGCTGACATCGCTAAACTTATTAAACAGTTTGAATCTATCCCACAACCTTCTCTCAGGTAACATCCCAGAAAAGATTGGGGACATGAAGTGGCTGGAGTCACTCGACTTGTCAGGGAACCAACTTTCAGGGGAAATTCCACCAAGCATATCTCTTCTGACAATGTTAAGCCACCTAAACCTGTCAGACAACAACTTCGCAGGTAAAATTCCAAAAAGCAGTCAGCTAGATTCTCTTTATGTGTCCGATCATTCCATATATTCAGGGAATCCTTTACTCTGTGGCGATCCACTTTTAAACAAGTGCCCGGTTCAGAAGGAGGCACCCACGCCACCAAAGATCCCGAGCAGGGAAAACATGGGTGGCTCAGATCCGTTGGATAAGGTGACATTTTATGGAGTTGTAATGCTCGGGTTTGCGACTGGATTCTGGGGAGCAATCGGGATTCTGGTATTCAAAAAGAGTTGGAGAGCTGCCTACTTTACATTCGCTGAAGAAATCGCGAACAAGATTTATGTGGCAGTATCATTGAAGGTGGCCAAACTGAAAACAGTAATGAGAGGAGAATGA